One region of Ptiloglossa arizonensis isolate GNS036 chromosome 8, iyPtiAriz1_principal, whole genome shotgun sequence genomic DNA includes:
- the LOC143150574 gene encoding angiotensin-converting enzyme — protein sequence MPSQWTWIIFNLVVCATATLENDTTRTFIELIEFDYEDTCNDTANAEWAFINSPSNRTLTIWEEQLISYATFKNIQKNEIANISKAAISDLSLEHKYNVLDKAGDTLLESEDFKTLVHFSGIAELLRLSTLHTVVLNNHTRKDIEHILSHNNNIKNKNSIWTAWHQELVPLIKNFSTVLPLVDKAAKINGAKDVTEYWELLSGYNDGYNKIKYEWSKIANLHKKVLTFVINNLSHKYKITMNDTIPAYLLGSLQGSDWTPILVDTTPYPDLMYNIKKNLWKRKLIGKSLYRTASTMSTQILNQVPQADFWDRSYFNQQCPSKLINFCKEGIMRVSTCFEPTVSNFLSAHKNVGKIVFNQMSANTIPVLNTANRYSVLEVGVSELFGILAASPAWLNYTRIMDNSTDNDQHLIVSLMITALNTLPRLAYYMSADMWRINAIENGITNSDDLISSWWEYRQKYEGLNSNGTEIPTFLNDVYITSNKPYLSEITGTFLAFQFYQYLMESTEVRYDSILEKKIKAEFVRMIQQGGADDWTRVIDKFMEIDEISADSLLSFFSPLEDFIYELEEDFEYKTFNPKESELEELEKKIVEELNVPSTTTTTTARSLVTERKMTNTTPLSQENDKRDGMIAVDSSNNKIKSEERLENRKESEASTKVPFDESLHDNIIDLDENKKPKINTSKAVWAVGAVLLATIVICIIAIFGRQRCRKTPKNRRYV from the exons ATGCCATCACAATGGACTTGGATAATTTTTAATCTCGTGGTTTGCGCGACCGCGACGTTGGAAAATGACACTACTCGGACTTTTATAGAATTAATCGAATTCGATTACGAGGATACTTGTAACGATACAGCCAATGCCGAATGGGCATTTATTAATTCTCCTTCAAATAGAACACTGACAATATGG GAAGAACAATTAATTTCTTATGCCACTTTCAAGAATatacaaaaaaatgaaattgctaATATTTCAAAGGCTGCTATAAGTGATTTATCTTTAGAACACAAGTACAATGTCCTTGATAAAGCGGGCGATACTCTACTGGAGAGCGAAGATTTTAAAACG CTTGTTCATTTTTCTGGGATAGCAGAATTACTGAGATTATCTACACTTCATACAGTAGTTTTGAACAACCACACTCGTAAAG acaTAGAACATATACTGTCTCATAATAACAATATCAAGAATAAAAACAGTATTTGGACAGCTTGGCATCAAGAGTTAGTTCCACTAATTAAGAATTTTTCAACTGTCCTCCCACTTGTTGATAAAGCTGCCAAAATAAATG GTGCCAAAGATGTTACTGAATATTGGGAACTTTTAAGTGGTTACAATGATggttataacaaaattaaatatgaaTGGAGTAAAATTGCTAATCTTCATAAAAAAGTATTGACGTTCGTAATAAATAATTTGTCTCATAAGTACAAAATAACTATGAATGACACAATACCGGCTTATTTACTTG GATCCCTACAAGGAAGTGATTGGACTCCCATATTGGTTGATACAACACCTTATCCAgatttaatgtataatataaaaaagaatcttTGGAAAAGG aaacttATTGGAAAGTCATTATACAGAACTGCTTCTACAATGAGCACACAAATTTTGAACCAAGTTCCACAAGCTGATTTTTGGGATAGAAGCTACTTCAATCAACAATGCCcatcaaaattaattaatttctgtaaaGAAGGTATTATGAG AGTATCTACATGTTTTGAACCAACGGTAAGCAACTTTCTCTCTGCTCATAAAAATGTAGGAAAGATTGTATTCAACCAAATGTCTGCCAACACTATTCCGGTACTTAATACGGCTAATCGATATTCGG TCTTAGAAGTGGGTGTATCAGAATTGTTTGGTATCTTAGCAGCCAGTCCCGCTTGGTTAAATTACACTCGTATTATGGATAATTCTACTGACAATGATCAACATTTAATTGTGTCTTTAATGATTACGGCATTAAATACATTACCACGTCTTGCTTATTACATGTCAGCAGATATGTGGAGAATTAATGCTATTGAGAATGGCATTACAAATTCAGATGATTTAATATCATCTTGGTGGGAATACAG GCAAAAATATGAAGGACTTAATTCTAATGGAACTGAAATACCGACATTTTTAAATGACGTCTATATTACTAGCAACAAGCCATATCTTTC AGAAATAACTGGCACTTTTCTTGCATTTCAATTCTATCAATACTTAATGGAATCCACAGAAGTCAGATATGATTCCatcttggaaaaaaaaataaaagctgAATTCGT AAGAATGATTCAACAAGGAGGTGCGGACGATTGGACTAGagtaattgataaatttatgGAAATAGACGAAATTTCAGCAGATTcccttttatcatttttctctcCATTAGAAGATTTCATTTATGAATTGGAAGAAGATTTCGAATATAAAACATTTAACCCTAAAGAGTCAGAGTTGGAGGAACTAGAGAAGAAAATTGTTGAAGAATTGAATGTTCCTTCAACAACTACTACTACCACAGCGAGAAGTTTAGTAACGGAGAGAAAAATGACGAACACCACACCTTTGAGTcaagaaaatgataaaagagACGGTATGATTGCCGTGGATAGTAGCAATAACAAAATAAAGTCTGAAGAAAGGCTAGAAAACCGTAAGGAGTCAGAAGCGTCAACTAAAGTTCCTTTCGATGAGTCATTACACGATAACATAATAGACCTGGACGAAAATAAGAAACCAAAGATTAATACTAGTAAAGCAGTGTGGGCTGTAGGTGCAGTACTTTTAGCTACGATAGTTATTTGTATAATTGCGATTTTTGGAAGACAAAGATGTCGTAAAACACCAAAAAATAGACGATATGTTTAA